The following coding sequences lie in one Paenibacillus durus ATCC 35681 genomic window:
- the carB gene encoding carbamoyl-phosphate synthase large subunit, giving the protein MPKNDKLKKILVIGSGPIVIGQAAEFDYAGTQACQALKEEGVEVILINSNPATIMTDTNMADKVYIEPITLDFVTGIIRQERPDGLLPTLGGQTGLNMAVELARAGVLEQENVKLLGTQLHSIEKAEDRDLFRDLMRELEQPVPESTIVTTLEEALEFATEIGYPLIVRPAYTLGGTGGGICANEEELRETVKAGIRYSPISQCLIEKSIAGMKEVEYEVMRDANDNCIVVCNMENFDPVGVHTGDSIVVAPSQTLSDREYQMLRSASLKIIRALNIEGGCNVQFALDPQSYQYYVIEVNPRVSRSSALASKATGYPIAKMAAKIALGYTLDEIINPVTGQTYACFEPTLDYIVSKIPRWPFDKFIYANRKLGTQMKATGEVMAIGRTFEESIHKAIRSLEIGVHRFKLPGAELLEDEVLKARLAKPDDERIFLIAEAFRRGYQLQEIQDITQVDWWFLDKIEGLIGFEDRIREEESLTAETLYQAKRLGFTDRAIAELRSEGQPGGKQTKEAEVRTKRLEQGLKPVYKMVDTCAAEFEAITPYYYSTYETENEVIPSDKQKVVVLGSGPIRIGQGIEFDYSTVHAVWAIQKAGYEAVIINNNPETVSTDFNTSDRLYFEPLFFEDVMNVIEQEKPIGVIVQFGGQTAINLAAPLSAAGVNILGTSLESIDEAEDRKRFEALLSRLNIAQPKGSTVTTVEEAVGTAQALGYPVLVRPSYVLGGRAMEIVYSDNELLSYMKEAVKVNPDHPVLIDRYMLGKEVEVDAICDGETVVIPGIMEHVERAGVHSGDSIAVYPPQHLEDSLKQKITDITIKIAKELKTVGLVNIQFVIYRGEVYVIEVNPRSSRTVPFLSKVTGIPMAHLATKVILGGKLKDEGYSEGLWPESDYVSVKVPVFSFAKLRRVEPTLGPEMKSTGEVMGRDRLYAKALYKGLIGAGMKIPTTGSIIVTVADKDKAEAVELMKGFHSLGYKIIATGGTASALENAGLNVMNVNKLGEGEPTIIDIIRSGQANFVFNTLTKGKTPERDGFLIRREAVENGIVCMTSLDTVTALLRMLETINFSSQSMPAFIGQ; this is encoded by the coding sequence ATGCCTAAGAACGATAAGCTTAAGAAAATACTCGTGATCGGTTCCGGACCGATCGTTATCGGCCAGGCAGCCGAATTCGACTACGCGGGAACCCAGGCCTGCCAGGCGCTCAAGGAAGAGGGCGTCGAGGTTATCCTTATTAACAGTAACCCCGCCACCATCATGACCGATACAAATATGGCGGATAAAGTATATATCGAACCGATTACACTTGATTTCGTGACCGGCATCATCCGCCAGGAGCGTCCGGACGGACTGCTGCCGACGCTCGGCGGGCAGACCGGCTTGAACATGGCCGTCGAGCTGGCCCGCGCTGGCGTACTGGAGCAAGAGAACGTTAAGCTGCTCGGAACCCAGCTGCATTCCATCGAGAAAGCGGAAGACCGCGACTTGTTCCGTGATCTGATGCGTGAACTGGAACAGCCCGTGCCGGAGAGCACGATTGTTACCACACTGGAGGAAGCGCTGGAATTTGCCACGGAAATCGGCTATCCGTTGATTGTCCGTCCGGCTTACACACTGGGAGGTACCGGCGGCGGCATTTGCGCGAATGAAGAAGAGCTGCGCGAGACGGTAAAAGCCGGCATCCGCTACAGCCCGATCAGCCAATGCTTGATCGAGAAGAGCATCGCGGGCATGAAGGAAGTCGAATATGAAGTGATGCGCGATGCGAATGACAACTGTATCGTGGTCTGCAACATGGAGAACTTTGACCCGGTCGGTGTGCATACCGGCGACAGTATCGTCGTGGCGCCTAGCCAAACGCTGTCCGACCGCGAGTACCAGATGCTTCGCAGCGCCTCACTGAAGATTATCCGCGCGCTGAACATCGAAGGCGGCTGTAACGTGCAGTTTGCGCTTGATCCGCAGAGCTATCAATACTATGTCATCGAAGTGAATCCGCGCGTCAGCCGTTCATCTGCGCTGGCGTCGAAGGCTACTGGTTATCCGATCGCCAAGATGGCGGCCAAAATCGCCCTCGGCTACACGCTTGATGAAATCATCAACCCGGTTACGGGGCAGACTTATGCCTGCTTCGAGCCGACGCTCGATTATATCGTCAGCAAAATCCCGCGCTGGCCGTTCGACAAGTTTATCTATGCGAACCGCAAGCTCGGCACGCAGATGAAGGCGACCGGCGAAGTGATGGCAATCGGCCGCACCTTCGAAGAGTCGATTCACAAGGCGATCCGTTCGCTGGAGATTGGGGTTCACCGGTTCAAGCTTCCGGGAGCGGAGCTGCTTGAGGATGAAGTGCTGAAGGCCCGCCTGGCGAAGCCGGACGACGAGCGCATCTTCCTGATTGCCGAGGCATTCCGCCGTGGTTATCAGCTTCAGGAAATTCAGGATATTACTCAGGTTGACTGGTGGTTCCTGGACAAAATCGAAGGCTTGATCGGCTTTGAGGACCGTATCCGCGAAGAAGAGAGCCTGACGGCTGAAACGCTGTACCAGGCGAAGCGTCTGGGCTTTACCGACCGCGCCATTGCCGAGCTGCGCTCGGAAGGTCAGCCGGGGGGCAAGCAGACAAAAGAAGCCGAAGTCCGGACGAAGCGTCTGGAGCAGGGGCTGAAGCCTGTGTACAAGATGGTCGACACCTGTGCGGCCGAATTCGAGGCGATCACCCCTTACTATTACTCAACCTATGAAACCGAGAATGAAGTCATTCCGTCCGATAAGCAAAAAGTGGTTGTGCTCGGCTCCGGACCGATCCGCATCGGCCAAGGCATCGAGTTCGACTACTCTACGGTGCATGCCGTCTGGGCGATCCAGAAGGCCGGATACGAGGCAGTTATTATCAACAATAACCCGGAGACTGTGTCTACCGACTTTAACACCTCCGACCGGCTCTATTTCGAGCCGCTGTTCTTCGAGGATGTCATGAATGTGATCGAGCAGGAGAAACCGATTGGCGTTATCGTGCAGTTCGGCGGACAGACGGCGATCAACCTGGCCGCTCCGCTTAGTGCGGCAGGCGTCAACATTCTTGGCACAAGCCTCGAAAGTATCGACGAAGCGGAAGACCGCAAACGGTTCGAAGCGCTGCTGTCGCGTCTGAATATCGCGCAGCCGAAAGGCAGCACCGTAACAACGGTGGAAGAAGCTGTGGGCACGGCTCAAGCGCTCGGCTATCCCGTTCTGGTGCGTCCTTCTTATGTGCTTGGTGGACGGGCGATGGAGATCGTCTACTCCGATAACGAACTTCTCAGCTACATGAAAGAAGCGGTTAAGGTCAATCCGGATCATCCGGTGCTGATCGACCGTTACATGCTGGGCAAAGAGGTTGAAGTCGACGCCATTTGCGACGGTGAAACGGTGGTTATTCCCGGCATTATGGAGCATGTGGAACGCGCGGGTGTCCATTCCGGCGACTCCATCGCGGTCTACCCTCCGCAGCATCTGGAAGACAGCCTGAAACAGAAAATCACTGATATTACGATCAAGATCGCTAAAGAACTGAAGACAGTCGGACTGGTCAATATCCAGTTTGTCATCTACCGTGGCGAGGTTTACGTCATCGAAGTAAATCCGCGCTCGTCGCGTACTGTTCCGTTCCTCAGCAAGGTGACTGGCATCCCGATGGCCCATCTGGCCACGAAGGTTATTCTCGGCGGCAAGCTGAAGGACGAAGGCTACAGCGAAGGGCTATGGCCGGAGAGCGATTATGTCTCCGTCAAAGTGCCGGTCTTCTCGTTCGCCAAGCTGCGCAGAGTAGAGCCGACGCTCGGTCCGGAAATGAAGTCCACCGGCGAAGTAATGGGCCGCGACAGACTGTATGCTAAGGCACTGTATAAAGGCCTGATCGGCGCGGGCATGAAAATCCCGACCACCGGCTCGATTATCGTAACCGTGGCCGACAAGGATAAAGCGGAAGCGGTCGAGCTGATGAAGGGCTTCCACAGTCTTGGCTACAAGATCATCGCTACGGGCGGCACTGCATCAGCGCTGGAAAATGCGGGCCTCAACGTCATGAACGTCAACAAGCTCGGCGAAGGCGAGCCTACCATTATCGACATTATTCGCAGCGGCCAGGCGAACTTCGTGTTCAACACGCTCACGAAGGGCAAGACGCCGGAGCGCGACGGCTTCCTTATCCGCCGCGAAGCGGTCGAGAACGGCATCGTCTGCATGACCTCGCTTGATACCGTAACGGCGCTGCTGCGCATGCTGGAGACGATTAATTTCTCCTCGCAGTCGATGCCGGCTTTTATCGGACAATAA
- the carA gene encoding glutamine-hydrolyzing carbamoyl-phosphate synthase small subunit, protein MQARLLLQDGTLFTGTAFGAEGEKTGEVVFNTGITGYQEVLSDPSYCGQIVTMTYPLIGNYGITRDDFESVRPFVHGFVVRRHETVPSNWRAEYSVDDLLKEYGIPGISDIDTRMLTRIIRHYGTMKAILTTSTKPVEELMEMMNDTSIAELRNQVARTSTASAYSSPGTKEKIVLVDYGAKTGILRELNNRGCDVIVVPHNVTADEIRRLNPDGIQLSNGPGDPKDVPYAVKTISELLGEYPIFGICLGHQLFALACGADTEKLKFGHRGGNHPVKELESGRCYITSQNHGYTVNEDSVKGTELEVTHINNNDKTIEGLKHTRYPAFSVQYHPEAAPGPHDSSYLFDRFLDMIAEHKQGTPAVSRQAQFAANARIVAPTPKQQLEAVKGAY, encoded by the coding sequence ATGCAGGCAAGATTGCTGCTACAGGACGGAACGCTGTTTACCGGCACCGCATTCGGCGCAGAGGGCGAGAAGACTGGAGAGGTTGTATTTAATACGGGGATTACAGGATATCAGGAGGTACTGTCCGATCCTTCGTACTGCGGACAAATCGTGACCATGACGTATCCGCTGATCGGGAATTATGGCATCACTCGTGATGATTTCGAGTCCGTGCGGCCCTTCGTGCATGGCTTCGTCGTGCGCCGGCATGAGACGGTGCCGAGCAACTGGCGCGCCGAATACAGCGTCGACGACCTGCTGAAAGAGTACGGGATTCCCGGCATCAGCGATATCGATACCCGTATGCTGACGCGCATCATCCGCCACTATGGCACGATGAAGGCCATCCTGACCACTTCGACCAAGCCGGTGGAAGAACTGATGGAAATGATGAATGATACATCGATCGCCGAGCTGCGCAACCAGGTGGCCCGCACTTCCACTGCCAGCGCATACAGCAGCCCCGGAACGAAGGAGAAGATCGTGCTTGTGGATTACGGCGCCAAAACGGGGATTCTGCGCGAACTGAACAATCGCGGCTGCGATGTCATTGTCGTACCTCATAATGTTACGGCTGACGAGATCCGCCGCCTTAACCCCGACGGCATCCAGTTGTCCAACGGTCCCGGGGACCCCAAAGACGTTCCATATGCCGTTAAGACGATTTCCGAGCTGCTCGGTGAATACCCGATCTTCGGCATCTGCCTGGGCCACCAGTTGTTTGCACTGGCCTGCGGAGCAGACACCGAGAAGCTTAAATTCGGACATCGCGGCGGCAACCATCCGGTCAAGGAACTGGAAAGCGGACGCTGCTACATTACGTCCCAGAACCACGGTTACACCGTAAACGAAGACTCGGTAAAAGGTACGGAGCTTGAAGTTACGCATATCAACAACAACGACAAGACGATCGAAGGGCTGAAGCATACCCGCTATCCCGCTTTTTCGGTGCAATACCATCCGGAAGCGGCCCCGGGACCGCATGACAGCAGTTATTTATTCGACCGCTTCCTGGACATGATTGCGGAGCATAAGCAGGGTACTCCCGCCGTTTCCCGCCAGGCGCAATTTGCGGCGAACGCGCGGATCGTGGCTCCTACCCCGAAACAGCAGCTTGAAGCCGTGAAAGGAGCTTACTAA
- a CDS encoding dihydroorotase, with protein MNVIIKNANVLNADGGLERKHIKIENGVISAVLNDNESFAEGPETIDAAGKLLVPGFIDMHVHLREPGFEHKETIETGSRSAAKGGFTTIACMPNTKPVTDSPEIVQLVKDKAREAGLVKVLPYAAITKGQQGQELTDFAALKEAGAIGFTDDGVGVQTAQMMKDAMSIAASMDMPVIAHCEDNSLVVGAPVAEGSFARKHGLKGIPNESEAIHVGRDILLAEATGVHYHVCHVSTEQSVRLIRQAKEIGIRVTAEVCPHHLLLSEEDIPGLDANWKMNPPLRSRRDVDACIEALLDGTIDIIVTDHAPHSAEEKAKGMQLAPFGIVGFETAFPLMYTKFVAAGKMDLSLLVKRMTSDPARVFGLSTGVLEPGAPADLTLIDLETEKEVDPNNFASKGRNTPFTGWKLKGWPVMTLTDGRIVWSEE; from the coding sequence ATGAACGTGATCATCAAAAATGCCAATGTTTTGAATGCCGACGGTGGTCTGGAACGCAAGCATATCAAGATTGAGAATGGCGTCATCTCGGCTGTCCTGAACGACAACGAAAGTTTCGCGGAAGGTCCCGAGACGATCGATGCGGCCGGAAAGCTGCTTGTTCCGGGATTCATCGACATGCATGTGCATTTGCGCGAACCGGGCTTTGAACATAAGGAGACGATCGAAACCGGCAGCCGCTCGGCGGCCAAAGGCGGATTTACGACGATTGCCTGCATGCCGAACACCAAGCCGGTTACGGACAGCCCGGAAATCGTACAGCTTGTTAAGGACAAGGCTCGCGAGGCCGGACTGGTCAAAGTGCTGCCGTATGCCGCGATTACGAAAGGACAGCAGGGACAAGAGCTCACCGATTTTGCCGCTCTCAAGGAAGCCGGAGCGATCGGCTTTACGGATGACGGCGTAGGCGTGCAGACGGCTCAAATGATGAAGGATGCGATGAGTATCGCGGCTTCCATGGATATGCCGGTAATCGCGCACTGCGAGGATAATTCCCTGGTCGTTGGGGCTCCGGTGGCCGAAGGAAGCTTTGCCCGCAAGCATGGGCTTAAGGGCATTCCGAACGAGTCGGAAGCGATCCATGTCGGACGGGATATTTTGCTGGCAGAAGCGACAGGCGTGCATTACCATGTGTGCCATGTTAGCACCGAACAGTCGGTTCGGCTGATCCGTCAGGCGAAGGAAATCGGCATCCGCGTGACCGCCGAAGTATGCCCCCATCATCTGCTGCTGTCTGAGGAAGATATCCCCGGCCTTGATGCCAACTGGAAAATGAATCCGCCGCTGCGCTCACGCCGCGATGTGGATGCTTGCATCGAAGCTTTGCTTGACGGAACCATCGACATCATCGTGACGGACCACGCGCCGCACAGCGCGGAGGAGAAAGCCAAAGGCATGCAGCTTGCGCCGTTCGGGATTGTCGGATTCGAGACGGCTTTTCCGCTGATGTATACAAAGTTTGTCGCCGCCGGCAAGATGGACCTTTCCCTGCTGGTCAAGAGAATGACCTCCGATCCGGCCCGCGTGTTCGGTCTAAGCACCGGCGTTCTGGAGCCGGGAGCCCCGGCTGACCTGACGCTGATTGATCTGGAGACGGAGAAGGAAGTCGATCCGAATAACTTTGCCAGCAAGGGACGCAATACGCCGTTTACAGGCTGGAAGCTTAAAGGCTGGCCGGTGATGACCCTCACGGACGGCCGTATTGTATGGAGTGAAGAATAA
- a CDS encoding aspartate carbamoyltransferase catalytic subunit, which translates to MMTATRVKERSLLGLKGLDQTEIAAIMDRAAYWDKQTEKVSSVLASRFVSNMFFENSTRTRFSFEMAEKRLGAQVLNFTAAASSVEKGESIYDTVRTLESMGIDAGVVRLKPTGVLAQLSEKVSIPLINAGDGNNEHPTQALLDMYTMIKTFGEIKGLTVSIIGDIMHSRVARSNLWGLTKMGAKVQFCAPDNMKAPELMEHAPYVTIDEALKADVVMMLRVQLERHATGMLQSAEEYRRQFGLTEERASRLSPNTVIMHPAPVNRNVEIDDAVVESTKSLIFPQMSNGVPVRMAVIERAIR; encoded by the coding sequence ATGATGACAGCTACCAGAGTGAAAGAACGCAGTCTGCTGGGACTGAAAGGGTTAGACCAAACGGAAATTGCCGCAATAATGGATAGAGCGGCATATTGGGATAAGCAGACTGAAAAAGTAAGCTCTGTGCTCGCTTCCCGGTTCGTCTCGAACATGTTTTTTGAGAACAGCACGAGAACCCGGTTCTCATTTGAAATGGCGGAGAAGCGTCTTGGCGCCCAGGTGCTGAACTTCACAGCCGCCGCTTCCAGCGTGGAAAAAGGCGAGTCGATTTACGACACCGTGCGCACCCTGGAGTCCATGGGCATCGACGCGGGCGTCGTGCGGCTGAAGCCGACCGGTGTGCTGGCCCAACTGTCGGAGAAGGTATCGATTCCGCTGATCAATGCCGGCGACGGCAACAACGAGCATCCGACGCAGGCGCTGCTGGACATGTATACCATGATCAAGACTTTCGGTGAAATCAAAGGCTTGACCGTATCGATCATCGGCGATATTATGCACAGCCGGGTAGCCCGCTCCAATCTGTGGGGGCTGACCAAGATGGGGGCCAAGGTGCAGTTCTGCGCACCTGATAATATGAAAGCCCCTGAACTTATGGAGCATGCGCCTTATGTCACGATAGATGAAGCGCTGAAAGCGGATGTGGTCATGATGCTCCGTGTTCAGCTTGAACGTCACGCGACCGGGATGCTGCAGTCGGCCGAGGAATACCGGCGGCAGTTCGGCTTGACGGAAGAGCGCGCCTCAAGATTAAGTCCGAATACGGTCATTATGCATCCGGCGCCGGTTAACCGGAATGTCGAGATTGACGATGCGGTGGTGGAAAGCACCAAATCGCTCATTTTTCCTCAAATGTCCAACGGTGTTCCAGTGCGGATGGCTGTCATCGAGAGAGCAATCCGCTAA
- the pyrR gene encoding bifunctional pyr operon transcriptional regulator/uracil phosphoribosyltransferase PyrR, with amino-acid sequence MIIEKNVIMDETAIRRALSRIAHEILEKNKGIEDCMLIGIRTRGVYLARRIAERIKEIEGADVAYGELDVTPYRDDLEPGKNNNASDGDCNEKGTLIIPGGGSGIRDKKIILFDDVLYTGRTIRAAMDALMDCGRPRMIQLAVLADRGHREVPIRPDYVGKNVPTSRHESIEVALKEVDGMDEVHILSNWEAK; translated from the coding sequence ATGATTATCGAAAAAAACGTCATTATGGACGAGACGGCGATTCGCCGGGCGCTTTCGCGCATTGCCCATGAGATCCTCGAGAAGAACAAAGGCATCGAAGATTGCATGCTGATCGGCATCCGCACCCGAGGTGTGTATCTGGCACGCCGGATCGCGGAGCGGATTAAGGAAATCGAAGGCGCAGATGTTGCATACGGCGAGCTTGATGTCACCCCTTACCGCGATGACTTGGAGCCCGGGAAGAATAATAATGCCAGCGACGGAGATTGTAACGAAAAAGGGACGCTGATCATTCCCGGCGGCGGTTCCGGCATTCGGGACAAAAAGATCATCCTGTTCGATGATGTTCTCTACACCGGACGCACGATTCGCGCGGCGATGGATGCGCTCATGGACTGCGGACGGCCGAGAATGATTCAACTCGCGGTTCTGGCTGACCGGGGTCACCGGGAAGTGCCCATCCGCCCGGATTATGTAGGAAAGAACGTGCCGACCTCAAGGCATGAGTCGATTGAAGTGGCGCTGAAGGAAGTCGACGGAATGGACGAAGTGCACATACTATCGAACTGGGAGGCAAAATAA
- a CDS encoding LL-diaminopimelate aminotransferase: MSVEHYQNTYIQNNFADRIGGANYGKDTNIYKFEKIKRAKASAKKDFPDIELIDMGVGEPDEMADAGIVAKLAEEAAKEDNRGYADNGIAEFKEAAAKYLKDVFNVDGIDPVTEVLHSIGSKPALAMLPSAFINPGDITIMTIPGYPVLGTHTKYLGGQVYNVELKKENNFLPDLSSIPEDIAYKAKLLYLNYPNNPTGASATPQFFAEVVAWAKKYNVVVIHDAPYAALTYDGLKPLSFLSVRGAKDVGVELHSLSKSYNMTGWRIGFVAGNPLIVKAFGDVKDNNDSGQFIAIQKAAAYGLAHPEITEAIAAKYSRRHNLLVDALNSLGFKATKPKGSFFMYVEAPKGIKDGRRFESGEDFSQYLIREKLISTVPWDDAGAFVRFSVTFIAKGEEEELRVISEIKRRLSDVEFEF; encoded by the coding sequence ATGAGCGTTGAACACTATCAGAATACGTATATCCAGAACAATTTCGCAGATCGCATCGGCGGAGCGAACTACGGCAAGGACACCAATATTTATAAATTTGAGAAGATTAAGCGCGCCAAGGCCTCGGCCAAAAAAGACTTCCCCGATATTGAGCTGATCGATATGGGCGTCGGCGAACCGGATGAGATGGCGGATGCGGGCATCGTCGCCAAGCTGGCTGAGGAAGCGGCCAAGGAAGATAACCGCGGCTATGCTGATAACGGAATTGCCGAATTCAAAGAAGCTGCGGCCAAATATCTGAAAGACGTATTTAATGTAGACGGTATTGATCCGGTTACTGAAGTTCTGCATTCCATCGGCTCGAAACCGGCGCTCGCGATGCTGCCTTCCGCTTTTATCAACCCGGGCGATATTACGATCATGACCATTCCGGGCTATCCGGTGCTGGGCACCCACACGAAATATTTGGGCGGGCAAGTCTACAATGTCGAGCTTAAGAAGGAGAACAACTTCCTTCCTGACCTGAGCTCCATTCCGGAAGACATCGCGTACAAGGCGAAGCTGCTCTACCTGAACTATCCGAACAACCCAACGGGCGCAAGCGCGACTCCGCAATTTTTTGCCGAAGTTGTGGCCTGGGCGAAGAAATACAATGTTGTCGTCATTCACGACGCCCCATATGCAGCGCTGACGTATGATGGTCTGAAGCCGCTGAGCTTCCTGTCCGTTCGCGGCGCCAAGGACGTTGGCGTAGAGCTGCATTCCCTCTCCAAATCTTACAATATGACCGGCTGGAGAATCGGGTTCGTAGCTGGCAATCCGCTGATCGTTAAGGCGTTTGGCGACGTTAAGGACAATAACGACTCCGGCCAGTTTATCGCGATTCAGAAAGCGGCGGCCTACGGTCTTGCCCATCCAGAGATCACAGAAGCGATCGCGGCCAAATATTCCCGCCGCCATAACCTGCTGGTGGATGCGCTGAACAGCCTTGGCTTCAAGGCGACGAAACCGAAGGGCTCCTTCTTCATGTACGTGGAAGCTCCGAAAGGCATCAAGGACGGACGCCGCTTCGAGTCGGGCGAGGATTTCTCCCAATATCTGATTCGCGAGAAGCTGATCTCCACCGTGCCTTGGGATGATGCGGGCGCGTTCGTGCGATTCTCCGTCACTTTTATTGCCAAAGGTGAAGAGGAAGAGCTGCGCGTGATTTCGGAAATCAAACGCCGCTTGAGCGACGTCGAATTTGAATTTTAA
- a CDS encoding RluA family pseudouridine synthase, whose product MDARNEGAEGEAVDNDIVVWTVQEEYARERIDKYVTEAWEEEISRSQVQQWIEAGHVTVNGRTVKANYKLSTGDSISVTVPEPETSELTPENIPLNIAYEDADVIVVNKPRGMVVHPAAGHPSGTLVNALMYHCKDLSGINGEIRPGIVHRIDKDTSGLIMAAKNDASHNSLAAQLKAHSVTRRYLAVVQGNVAHDQGTVDAPIGRDPHDRKLYTVTEKNSKTAITHFTVLERFGDCTLLQLQLETGRTHQIRVHMKFIGHPLVGDPVYGRSKGIFMEGGQALHAAILGFVHPSTEEYLEFSAPLPEDMEELLARLRSR is encoded by the coding sequence ATGGACGCCCGTAATGAAGGGGCAGAAGGCGAAGCCGTGGATAACGATATCGTCGTCTGGACCGTTCAGGAGGAATACGCCCGAGAACGCATTGATAAATATGTAACCGAAGCTTGGGAAGAGGAAATTTCCCGCTCTCAGGTGCAGCAGTGGATCGAGGCAGGACATGTTACGGTAAACGGCAGGACGGTAAAAGCGAATTACAAGCTCTCTACAGGGGATTCAATCAGCGTGACGGTTCCTGAGCCGGAAACCTCGGAGCTGACGCCGGAGAATATCCCGCTGAACATCGCTTACGAGGACGCCGACGTGATTGTCGTCAACAAGCCGCGCGGCATGGTCGTGCATCCGGCGGCGGGTCATCCCTCCGGTACGCTGGTCAACGCTTTGATGTATCACTGCAAGGACCTATCGGGTATTAACGGCGAGATTCGCCCCGGCATCGTACACCGGATTGACAAGGACACATCGGGCCTCATTATGGCCGCTAAGAACGACGCCAGCCACAATTCGCTTGCCGCGCAGCTCAAAGCGCACAGCGTGACCCGGCGCTATTTGGCAGTCGTCCAAGGCAATGTGGCCCATGATCAGGGAACGGTGGATGCTCCGATCGGCAGAGACCCGCATGACCGCAAGCTCTATACGGTAACGGAGAAGAACAGCAAGACGGCGATCACCCATTTTACCGTGCTGGAGCGGTTCGGCGATTGTACTCTGCTGCAGCTTCAATTGGAAACCGGACGAACGCACCAGATTCGGGTACACATGAAATTTATCGGGCATCCGCTCGTCGGCGATCCCGTATACGGCCGGAGTAAAGGAATCTTTATGGAAGGCGGGCAAGCTCTGCACGCGGCCATACTCGGATTCGTCCATCCTTCCACGGAGGAATATCTGGAGTTTTCGGCGCCGCTGCCTGAGGATATGGAAGAACTGCTCGCCCGCCTGCGGAGCAGATAA
- the lspA gene encoding signal peptidase II, translating to MVYYLIALIVFLLDQGTKYLISTRLEIDEQIPVIGNFFVITSHRNRGAAFSILEDQRWFLILVTVVVLIGIVWYLNKVKRTRRLLPFALSLVLGGAVGNFLDRALTGEVVDFLRFNFGSYTFPIFNVADSCIVVGVALIILDSIMDMRGGSTEVIEVKETSESEERNEQN from the coding sequence GTGGTGTACTATCTGATCGCGCTAATCGTATTTTTGCTTGACCAGGGAACGAAATATCTGATCTCCACGCGTCTTGAAATCGACGAACAAATTCCGGTGATCGGAAACTTTTTTGTTATCACATCGCATCGCAACCGCGGCGCCGCTTTCAGCATTCTGGAGGACCAGCGCTGGTTTCTCATACTGGTGACGGTTGTCGTCCTGATTGGGATCGTCTGGTATCTGAATAAAGTAAAAAGGACGCGGCGTTTGCTGCCCTTCGCGCTGTCGCTCGTGCTTGGCGGTGCAGTCGGCAACTTTCTCGACCGGGCGCTAACAGGCGAAGTTGTCGATTTTCTGCGGTTTAATTTCGGCAGCTATACGTTTCCGATCTTTAACGTGGCGGACTCCTGTATTGTCGTCGGGGTGGCGCTCATTATACTCGATTCCATTATGGATATGAGGGGCGGCTCAACTGAAGTGATTGAAGTGAAGGAAACAAGCGAGTCAGAGGAAAGGAATGAACAGAATTGA
- a CDS encoding TraR/DksA C4-type zinc finger protein, with protein sequence MNHLSSEQLAHLRGLLIRQRDDIRHRLKENEDHGLEDSMRDMSGELTEIDNHPGDVATDLYHRSMDISLQELEELELKDIEDALQAMDTGKYGICAASGQPIPYERLAVLPATRYSKEYSPRQEKPHTRPVEEQFLTPPFGRSSLDEHEYNGFDGEDAWQIVESFGTSNTPAMAEGNNIDSYNDMEIEADDPDGFVEPWENFIATDITGNHVTVVKGHQYQSYMDSGEGDYLLDPNAKIEKE encoded by the coding sequence ATGAATCACCTGTCTTCGGAACAGCTTGCCCACCTGCGCGGCCTTCTTATCCGCCAGCGGGACGATATCCGGCACAGGCTTAAAGAGAACGAAGATCACGGTCTTGAAGATTCCATGCGGGATATGTCGGGCGAATTGACCGAAATTGACAACCATCCCGGCGATGTCGCAACCGACCTGTATCATCGTTCCATGGATATCTCGCTTCAAGAGCTCGAGGAACTGGAACTGAAGGATATAGAAGACGCGCTTCAGGCGATGGACACAGGCAAATACGGCATTTGCGCGGCAAGCGGACAGCCGATTCCATATGAGCGCCTGGCCGTTCTTCCCGCCACACGCTACTCCAAGGAATACAGCCCCCGCCAGGAAAAGCCGCATACGCGCCCGGTTGAAGAGCAATTTCTTACTCCTCCTTTCGGGCGAAGCAGTCTCGACGAGCATGAATATAACGGTTTTGACGGCGAGGACGCCTGGCAGATCGTTGAAAGCTTCGGCACCTCTAACACGCCGGCGATGGCAGAGGGAAATAATATCGATTCTTACAATGATATGGAAATCGAAGCTGATGATCCGGACGGCTTCGTCGAGCCCTGGGAAAATTTCATCGCCACGGACATAACGGGCAATCATGTGACCGTCGTAAAAGGACATCAATACCAGAGTTATATGGACAGCGGAGAAGGCGATTACCTGCTTGATCCCAACGCTAAAATTGAGAAGGAGTAG